AAGGTTCCTCCACTTCCTCTCCTCTTATTTTCTGCTCCTGCCTCTTGAGCAGATTGAGCTTCTCACCGGGCAGCACCACAGGCTTCGAAATGCTCTCCCTCTGCTTCATCACCTCTAAAGTACTCATATTCCCCTGGTCCATTTGGTCAGGGTCCAGTTTCTTCTGCTTATCATCTTTGGCCTGCGActtgctcttctttttggcCTTCCATTGCTCTTGCGTATCCTCATCGTAGTAGTATTTAGCTGGAATCAGCGCAAGCAGTCCCTCAAAAGCGTTCGAATTTGCCCGCAAACGTTCCTCTAAAGAGCTAGACATTGCACAAACTATCAATAAAGCCTACTTTGACTAGCAACAATCAAACGAAGTCAAACCTCTACCCCCAAAACAGACAGCATCAATTGCTGAAAACTCTTCATTTGAATACTTCAtgctcatctcatcgcacATAAGGATTCTCAtcgaaatgaaaaatttcagattGGGTGTCTGGGCGCCAAAATATTCATAAGGAGGGTAACACAAGTTCGGGTTTCATTTCATGCAAGGGGAAGAAGGGGCCTTTGAGTATAATAAAAAGGATACCAAACTCCAGTTCAACAACAACCTTAGTACGCTCGGGCAATGGAAAGTCTCCGGATTGTGTGTGCTTGATACATAAGTCCAGTATAAATCAAGTATAAGTCAAGTATAAGTCAAGTATGAGTCAAGCACGAGCTAAGCGGGAAAGCTTGTGATGTGCATGAGTTGCCGGCGTACATCCTGGTTGGAGAGAAACGAATACTCTTTTATTTGCACTGGTGCCGCTGAGTACCCATCGTTTGCCGCACCGCGGCCCAAGATGCTGTTTTAAAGCGTTGCTGCGGTCGCTCGTGTGAGGAGGAGGAGACCGGGTGTTCAGGACTTCTGTGCGGTGGTGTCCAGCACGAGTTCGTTGGGGGTAGTACTCGCCAAATGGAAAGCAAGATGCGAGAAAATACGTCTGGTTTGCTTGTCAAACAGTCAGATAAATGCTGCGGCAATCTTTGACTTAGCCGCCGTGGCGCATGGCgcattgatatttcaaaccTAATaggtttttgaaaagggCCGGGTAAgcgaaaaattttctcgTTGACGATGCAACTGGTTAAATTAGAGGGTGTTCAATCAATTAGCCAGCACTATAAAAGTCATGATTTAGTTTTCCTCTTGTTTTGAAACTGTTCGAAGCTAAGATTTACTCAAAATGTCTGCCGGTAAGATCTACTCCTTTCCTGAATCACCAAGATGTCAGATTTTGGCTGCCTTGTGTaagtcattgaaaattgacTGTGAATTTGTTGACATCAGAAATGCCCCAGAGGCTGCCGAACTATTCCCATTAGGTAAAGTTCCAGCCCTAGTTGGCTCCAACGGTTacaaattgaatgaaacCGTTCCTATCATCCAATACTGTATGTCTATTGAGCTCATTTTATTCGATTCTTGGAGGTTGACGTAAATATTGTTGAAGTATATGATGAAAACACTAAACATTACAGTTATCCCTGTCTGAATGGGTACAAATAAAAAGGTAACCACTCGTATGTCGATAATCATTAATTCTGAAACGACTTTAACAATATTTCCGTTGGTCTTTGCTGAGAAACACGTCTAGTCAAGAAAGACTTACTAAcattaattttgaaaattgaatagTAATTTCCACTGAAACTGATGAAGCTACTCAAAAGGAATTGTTGGGTAAGAACCTAAAAGAAACGActgaaatttcaagatgGCTTTGGGTGTCCAATGGTGATCTGGCCGGTGAATTATGCAACGTCATTTTCCCATTGATTGGCAAAGTCCCATACAAcaagaaacaaattgaGACTggtcttgaaaaaattgaaaaatacgCTCAATCTTTCGAATCTAgattgaaagaattcaCTTTCTTGGCAGCTGAAAGTGTAACCATTGCTGATCTTATCGCATTCGCTTCTTGGTCATTTGCTTTCTTATTTATTTGCGGCAATGACTTCAGATCTAAGCATCCATATTTGACTAGATGGTTCTACACTGTCAAGGACTCcaagtatttgaaagaagcaTTTGCTGAGTACAAACCAACCGAGAAAATGGTTGAACCACCAAAGAAGACAAAGGCCGAAAAGCCAAAGAAAGCTGAAGGCGCCAAGCAAGCTAAAGCTGAGAAGAAGCCAGAGCAAAATGAGGCTCCACCAGCTGAACCAAAGAAACCTAAACATCCACTGGAACTTTTGGGCAAATCGACTTTTGTTCTAGATGAGTGGAAGAGAAAATACTCCAATGACGACACAAGACCAGTTGCTCTGCCATGGTTCTGGGAACACTATAACCCAGAGGAATATTCCATCTGGAGGGTTGACTATAAATATAATGATGAATTAACCTTGACCTTCATGTCCAACAACTTGATCGGTGGTTTCTTCAACAGATTGTCCGCTTCAGTCAAATACGTTTTCGGTGCTATGGTTGTGTTCGGtgaaaacaacaacaacggTATTGTCGGTGCCATCATGGTCAGAGGTCAAGACCATGTTCCAGCTTTCGACGTTGCTCCAGATTGGGAGTCTTACAGCTTCACCAAGCTAGACCCATCTAAGGATGAAGACAAAGAATTTGTTAACAACATGTGGGCATGGGATAAGCCTGTCGTCGTTAACGGAGAATCGAAAGAAATCGCCGATGGTAAAGTCTTGAAATAATCAACTAAATATTACtcgataattttttttacgTACTGATGCTGTTAAGTAATCATTTCTCAAATATAGCTCTTAAGCTTCATTCGTAAAAGATATCTCAATCGAAGTCATCGTAGGTTTTTTGGTCAAAATAAGAGATGAAAGttatttattttgtaaTCGTTCAGAACGATAATAAGAAAGGCTGCAAGGGGAATAAAGCAGCCATTAAAGGTCAGTTACACATCTAAAATAATATATCTTGAAGACATTGTGGGTGAAAGGGCAGTACTTCAATTGAGTTGGAAGGTTCGATTGAGTTGGCAAAGAAGATATATCTGTCCAAGAAATAATGGCTACCGCTTTGTACGCAGCAAACGAGTTTATTCTGCTTTCTCTGCCCGAAAATACGAAACCCAGTACGTCCTCAAGCAAGGATGTCGATTCGTGGTTACAAGAGGACCTAATTGGTGGAAGAGTGTTTGTATCTGACTTTAAGATTCctgaattcaaaattggCTCTTTGGATAGTCTCATTGTTGAGTCGGAAGAATTGGCTAAATACGACGCGCAAATCGGTGGATCTATTGCAaagattgttgaaattcTGTCTGGTTTGAATGAAACAAGCACAAATGCCTTCAAGACTGTTCCAATAAATAATGTTCCGATCCCAGAATATTTAgagaattttcaatggcaAACGAGAAAATTTAAGTTAGACAAGCCAATCGCAGAGCTTATTGAACTAATCTCTGGTGAAGCTGCACAATTGGATGCAGATGTTAGAGCGACTTTCAGTAATTATAACAATGCCAAGACAAGTCTTGTAGCTGCGGAGAGAAAGAAAACCGGTGATCTATCTGTTAGATCCTTGCATGATATCGTTAAACCAGAAGATTTTATTTTAAAATCTGAATATTTGACCACGGTTTTGATAGCGGTACCCAAAAACTTAAAatctgaatttgaaaaaacgtATGAAACTTTAACTCCAAATGTTGTGCCAGGATCTGCTGGTATTATCTCTCAAGATTCCGAATATATCTTATACAATGTCCACTTGTTTAAGAAAAATGCGCAAGAGTTCTGCACAAAGGCTAGAGAGAAGAAGTACATCCCTCGTGAATTTAATTATTCAGAGGAATTGATTGATCAGTTAAAGAAAGAGCATGATTCAGCAGCTAACCTAGAGCACTCATTGCGTGTTCAACTGGTGAGATTGGCAAAAACTGCATACTCCGATTGTTTTGTTGATTGGTTTCATATTAAGGCACTTCGTGTTTATGTTGAATCTGTTCTTCGTTATGGATTACCCCCTCATTTCAATACAAAGATTATTGCAGTACCACCAAAGAATTTAACTAAATGTAAGCATGAATTAATTGAAGCGTTTGGTTACTTAAGCGGCAACGCTTTCGCCAAGGATAAACAGGGGAAGATCCTGAAACAAGACACAAGTCTACATCAATATGCAACATTGGTAGATACAGAATATGAACCATTTGTTATTTACGTTGTAACTCTTTAGTTCTAAATAGAGAAATACAAATCCATTGAACTTTGatctttgatcttttttaaTGGATAGCCCAGCTTATATTTTCAAGACCAGCAAGCAAGCTTCACGCACCGTTGTCGCTCCCCGAGGAAAGTTGAGGCATTGAATAAAGTGACAAATTATAGAGCCGAATTGAAAGTATAAGTAAGGAGGGCCAAAGACAGCACTGTTGGAACCCATTTACTCCATTACTTCCAGTGTTTGAGCTAAAATGAATTCGGATATGTCCGTCGAAGTGAAAGGTCTCAGGCTCCCGCACAAAACCAAGGTCTTCCTCAAACTGAAGGCTCAAGACTATGGTGGGAATAATCTAAAATACAGGGTTGAGGATAGTCGAACGATTTTTTGGGAAGAAGGTATGAATTGCGAGCAAAATGGACATAATCCAGGTAAACGCGAGTTCTCCAGATtccaatttgatgaagtaTTCGATACTGAttctgatgaaaaaatagtAACAGACGCCATCACACAACCTAGTGTTGAAAACCTTTTAAATGGTTATAATGTTTCTATAATGTCCTACGGGCAAAGCACCATAGGTAAAAGCACTCTTTTGCTTGGAAATCAATACTTTGAGGGGATGTTCTCGACGATTTGTACGGAACTCTTTcgcaaaattgaagaaatgacTAAAAAAGGATCAGACTTTACTATAAGCACATCATTCATGGAAGTCTTTGCTGAAAACATTTACGATCTATtgattgattcaaaatctgcGAAAAGCCTTAAACTTTCAACCAGCTCAGGGCCTTCTTCGCCAGTCATTgtcaagaatttgaaatcgGTGTATGTTGCTACGTCAGATGAGTTGATGTACTATATGTCACTGGCCAGAAACAATTCGAAAGAAGACCATAGGCAAAGATCCAGCGTTATCGTAATAATACATGTGAAGCAGAAAAATGAGGAGGAGGGCATTCTTAAAGAAAGTTCACTTCATTTGATTGATCTTGCTGGTTCTGATAAGCTGGATAAATCTAGCAAATCAAGTTACTCTTCAGAGGTGATTCGGAAAATAAACTTATCTATGTATTCGCTGGATAATGTAGCTCGATCTTTGGCAGCGGTACGGAGGACAACGAAAAGCAGTGGTTTGGCTTTGCAAACTCTCAAAAATGTGCCATATCAGGACTCGCAATTGACCAGATTATTGCGAGAAACTATGGGTGGCAACAGTAAGACGACCGTGGTATTGACATGCTCTGCAGCAGAGAAGGATAGGGAAGAGAGCTTAAGCACGTTAGATTTCGGTGCTAATATGACAATGGTAGAAAATTCAGTCTGTCAGAATGTATCAGGAATAAATGCAAAGAGCGTGCTGGATCTGTGCGTAAAGAATATGTCAATAAAAGAATCGAACTATATTTCGCGTATTCGTATTTTAGAAAGAGAGTTGGTTAATATGAACAGCAAAATACGAACGCACACAAAGTCTGAGACGGCTGATAGAGAGATTTTGCGAAAAGAGAACAGCACTTTAAAATTGCAAATAGACTCATTAACACAATTGCTGAAGAACAATGACTTTCGCAAGGGCAATGCATCGGAAAACATGAAAGAGCAATCAGATATTATGGCCACTATTATGGAAAAGTGCGAGAAAATAATGGATCTACAGCTTCGACTAGATAATGAAACGGCCAAACAACGTGCTCTTTCTCAAGAGATGAGcttcaaatcatcaaaacaAGAGGCTTTGGAAGCCATGAATTTAAGGTTATTGGAGCAACTTCAGGCAAATGAGGAGGAACTGAAAACAATGCTTGTGACCAATTCTGTCATGAAAGACTCGATAGAAAAATGGTCGATGCTTGCCAACACAAGATTGGACAATATAAAGATGATGGAAAGGTTGATGAAGGAGAATGCTTTATTCAAACAATATGCACAGGGTAAAAGGCGATCTTCGGGATCTTCTTCGGGAAGCACGATGGTACAACTAGATGAAGACAATAATATGGAAAAGGGCTCGTGGTTTTTCAATAACTCAAGTTCTGGTTTATGGGCCAGCAGAAAAGCCCCATCCACTAATAACGGAATCACGGCAGCATTGCAGGAATCCCTTAAAATAAGGCCCGCCAAAACAGGGCTTAATTTGCGAGTAGTAAGGCCAGCcgaagaaacagaaaataaTGTTTGAACTGCGTTTATTTAGGGATCTAACAAAGATATTAAGAGTTTTGTAGTCAACACCTGAAATAAAATCAGTCACCCTATATATTAAATTTGCATATGTGACGGGTTATTCCTGAATACGCGCTATTAATGCACCACACTTCGAGCCTATATATGTAGCAAAGAGTATCAGCATCCATTGTGTTACTAACCTTGTGTGTTTTGTCAGTGTTAATTTGCTATTGTAATAATAAAGTAGCTTATAAAATTTGTAGCTTATAAAACCAACGCATAGGGCAACCCAAGAAAACCTGTTTATTATGATACGACGGACAATGTGTACTATGAACTTCAgacttccaaaaaaaagactcAGCGCTCtgagaaatttgatgaGGCTATACTCAAGGTCTGCAACTCGGCCGCTCACATCTGCTACTCGTTCAGCGGTTTGGTTCAAGCACAGCATTATTTTACTGAAATCTGTTGCAATCTTCTTATTCCACGTAGCAATATTCTCATTCATTACATTGCTTGTTTCTTGCCATTCATTCATGACAGTACTTTTAAATTCAACAACGGTATCAGTCAAGGAAGGAAGCAGATAATTTCTAATCATATCATCGTGGTCTTTGAAGACTTCCACGGCATGTGATTGTGAAGACTCAAGCTCATATGACGCCTGTAGCATCCTTTCTCTGATGTTCTCAATAGTATGAGATACTTCGCTATTGATTAGTTCCTTGTTCCTGACAAAAGATTTCAGAATGTTACTCGAAACCTCCTCCAATTCCTCCCACTTTCTTAAGTCATCTATTCGGACTTTCTCAATCTTCTTTGGCAGATCTGAATGCATGAGTTGCGTTTCAACATTTATAATCATTGACTGAACGTGAGCTATGATCTCTAATATTTGGGAGTCtctgttttcaatttcagacATAAACATATCCTTATTGTGTAACACAAGGTCACGCATGTCGTCTTtctcatcatcaaattctttcttcatctccTTCCTATGCATTTGAGTATCCTGCATCAAATTGTTTAGATTCTCCTTGAGCATTTCATTTTGGGTACGGATATAGTTGTCTTTAACCTCGTTGAGTTGGGATAAAATATGCTGCAATTTTGATGGCAAGTTCTCATTGAGTTTTTCATAGACGCTTGtgatattcaaaaagagTCTCAATATCTGCTCCTTTTCATAAGGAAGCGAATTCTCATAGCAAATGCTTGAAAGCCTCTGATAATTTCCACTATAAGTCGTCCACCATTGACTGCTGGATTCTAGTTCAATCATGCAATCCATCATAGACTCTGATGTGCGATATTCACACGAAGCGGGAATTGATTCAAGACCAGAGTCTTTGAACTCACAGAGAGATAACTTTACAGCAGTTTCAACCCTGAGAGTGGAATCAGTAGACTCTAAGCCATAGGTCAGACAAAGCGGTAGAAATTCCTCCAGAGCATTTTTTGCACAGGTTGACttgagaaatggaaaagtaCTTTTCAAGGTCTCGTCATTAAGAAAAGGATCATGATCGTTTGTAGATAGTAGAAGGTTATGCATCAGGCCTGCTAATCCTATATCTGAACATCTAACAACACCACCACCTATGTGTAATGCAATTACCACCTTGAACAAATTCATGGTAGCTTCTTAGAGGTTGAACAGCAAGCCCTTCCGAATACAAGCCAAAAGCTTGCATCGAGAACCCCTTTTCTAACAGATAAATCCAAAGCAAACCTCTGTCATCGTTGAAAAGTAGTCACCTTTTATTTTAGATCAAATGTTGTGTGTTTCAAAATAAGTAATGGATCAATTTGCTGTAAAAGGGACTATTCAAGTAAGTAACAAGGTTGGgacatttcatttgaacGTCTTGGTTTTTATTAATTTAAGTGATGCACTGTTTTGTGACGCATACTTAGCCTTTTCTGTGTTAGGTTTGTTTCTGGCCtgttttatcatttttttggaaatcAATGCGAACTACCGAAACATAAAAATTGGTTTATTGAGGGAGGAGTTATTATTCAGAGTTTCGTACATGAGTCCAGTTACTTTTACAATTGACTGTGAATGTAACATTTCATGAACGGTATATTCTCTATATAATTACTTGTCACACGTTTTCAGGGAAAATGGTGGGCCCTAAAAGCAAATGCAACACAATAAGAAATGTTTTCATTCTGAAACTGAGCTGTAAAATAAAATGCTTCTATGCTCTTATGATTCAATCGTACGTGCTGTAGCTTTCATGTCTTTGATGAGTGAAATGAAAGCTACAATATGACGCTTTCTAGCCTCCTCGAAGTATGATGAAACTTGCAGCCCAAGGCCCTGACTAACAGCTGCATGCGCCCAATAGCATTATACGTGCTGGTAAAGATATCAGCTTCttatgaaatttttaactCACCTGGCAGTGCTCTCTTCGAACTGAACGGTAATGGCAAACCAATCATAGAATATCAAGGAATGATAATGCTCTTGCCCTTGAGTCTGATGCCACCTTATCGTCACTGTTTAGAACATATTTTCTGATGAATTTAGCTTTCGCCACCTTTTCTTGAGCTTCTCTtgattctttcttcaattgtggtttttgagatttttgcaaaattgaCACCAGTATATCGGCAGATATATTCATCTCCTGCGTCTCCAAAATTGTAGATATCATTTGGTAATTCTGATGTTTGGCAAATTCAGAAATGAACAATGCCGAGTGCCTCTCAGGCAGCTTATTTTTATAGTACGGCAAAACTGTTAGGTAAAGTGAGCATAAATTTGAAGACCTTTCCATATTTGACGAACCTAGATTACCAGTTTGAGCAATGAAACTCCCCAAACAATCGTCAAAAATCTCCTTTGCACATACtctctttttgataatatcgCACAAACTAGCAACTTCATTGAAGTGTCGACAATAATATATTAAGTGGTTGAAGAGACAGGAAGTCTCACCATTTTCTATAATTGGCCGAAAGTCAGAAATATAAGCAAATTTCTTCAGGAGATTGCTCTCCGATGGCTGAGTcccaaattttttgtctAACAGTTGCAGATACTTCACACTAATTCTCTCTTTCGGTAAAAAACCCTCAGAGATAATATGACCCAGGGTAGTTTTGCACTCGTTTACCTTGCCAACATTAATGAAATACTCTAGAACAGCTTGATTAACTTCTGGTTGGAATTGAGACGCAGTTGAGGGCAAGTGAAAGCGGTGGCCTAACGTGTCAAGCAAATCTTCTAATGATGCCATAAATTTGCTGCTGGCctccatatttttttttttcatacaTAGCAGGacttgaaatatcaaattttcagcGACTGTGAATTGATCGATATCAGAATGTAGGCGACATTTTATAGAATCAACAATTACAgtaatattttcaatggattTCACATGATGTTCTAGCAAGTAGGAAAATATGTCTTCGCAAAATACTGGAAAACTCTCAGATGTCAAAAGTTCATCCAGAACTGAATCTAGTGTCTGTAGCTCgatatctttttcttggGCGTTGAAAAGTTCTGCAAGTTCCTTCACCTCTGGTGGAGTAGTGCCTTCTAACTTGCTAGGTTTACAATATTTTGTGGTATCTTTGTCATCGATAAAAAcatatcttttttgagATCTACCATCATTGAACTCCTGCAACCATTTATT
The genomic region above belongs to Zygotorulaspora mrakii chromosome 8, complete sequence and contains:
- the VMA5 gene encoding H(+)-transporting V1 sector ATPase subunit C (similar to Saccharomyces cerevisiae VMA5 (YKL080W); ancestral locus Anc_2.634) → MATALYAANEFILLSLPENTKPSTSSSKDVDSWLQEDLIGGRVFVSDFKIPEFKIGSLDSLIVESEELAKYDAQIGGSIAKIVEILSGLNETSTNAFKTVPINNVPIPEYLENFQWQTRKFKLDKPIAELIELISGEAAQLDADVRATFSNYNNAKTSLVAAERKKTGDLSVRSLHDIVKPEDFILKSEYLTTVLIAVPKNLKSEFEKTYETLTPNVVPGSAGIISQDSEYILYNVHLFKKNAQEFCTKAREKKYIPREFNYSEELIDQLKKEHDSAANLEHSLRVQLVRLAKTAYSDCFVDWFHIKALRVYVESVLRYGLPPHFNTKIIAVPPKNLTKCKHELIEAFGYLSGNAFAKDKQGKILKQDTSLHQYATLVDTEYEPFVIYVVTL
- the AEP1 gene encoding Aep1p (similar to Saccharomyces cerevisiae AEP1 (YMR064W); ancestral locus Anc_2.631); this translates as MKLCRAYCSEIPQNVLKNKSSIFHKSKSVLPLPTQILHPFYSPSRNEELTACFKEVRPELLDGKRIMPCLLKDSVTLAPILKYCSLKFDTVRGVNKWLQEFNDGRSQKRYVFIDDKDTTKYCKPSKLEGTTPPEVKELAELFNAQEKDIELQTLDSVLDELLTSESFPVFCEDIFSYLLEHHVKSIENITVIVDSIKCRLHSDIDQFTVAENLIFQVLLCMKKKNMEASSKFMASLEDLLDTLGHRFHLPSTASQFQPEVNQAVLEYFINVGKVNECKTTLGHIISEGFLPKERISVKYLQLLDKKFGTQPSESNLLKKFAYISDFRPIIENGETSCLFNHLIYYCRHFNEVASLCDIIKKRVCAKEIFDDCLGSFIAQTGNLGSSNMERSSNLCSLYLTVLPYYKNKLPERHSALFISEFAKHQNYQMISTILETQEMNISADILVSILQKSQKPQLKKESREAQEKVAKAKFIRKYVLNSDDKVASDSRARALSFLDIL
- the KAR5 gene encoding Kar5p (similar to Saccharomyces cerevisiae KAR5 (YMR065W); ancestral locus Anc_2.632) — protein: MNLFKVVIALHIGGGVVRCSDIGLAGLMHNLLLSTNDHDPFLNDETLKSTFPFLKSTCAKNALEEFLPLCLTYGLESTDSTLRVETAVKLSLCEFKDSGLESIPASCEYRTSESMMDCMIELESSSQWWTTYSGNYQRLSSICYENSLPYEKEQILRLFLNITSVYEKLNENLPSKLQHILSQLNEVKDNYIRTQNEMLKENLNNLMQDTQMHRKEMKKEFDDEKDDMRDLVLHNKDMFMSEIENRDSQILEIIAHVQSMIINVETQLMHSDLPKKIEKVRIDDLRKWEELEEVSSNILKSFVRNKELINSEVSHTIENIRERMLQASYELESSQSHAVEVFKDHDDMIRNYLLPSLTDTVVEFKSTVMNEWQETSNVMNENIATWNKKIATDFSKIMLCLNQTAERVADVSGRVADLEYSLIKFLRALSLFFGSLKFIVHIVRRIIINRFSWVALCVGFISYKFYKLLYYYNSKLTLTKHTRLVTQWMLILFATYIGSKCGALIARIQE
- the TEF4 gene encoding translation elongation factor EF1B gamma, whose translation is MSAGKIYSFPESPRCQILAALCKSLKIDCEFVDIRNAPEAAELFPLGKVPALVGSNGYKLNETVPIIQYLISTETDEATQKELLGKNLKETTEISRWLWVSNGDLAGELCNVIFPLIGKVPYNKKQIETGLEKIEKYAQSFESRLKEFTFLAAESVTIADLIAFASWSFAFLFICGNDFRSKHPYLTRWFYTVKDSKYLKEAFAEYKPTEKMVEPPKKTKAEKPKKAEGAKQAKAEKKPEQNEAPPAEPKKPKHPLELLGKSTFVLDEWKRKYSNDDTRPVALPWFWEHYNPEEYSIWRVDYKYNDELTLTFMSNNLIGGFFNRLSASVKYVFGAMVVFGENNNNGIVGAIMVRGQDHVPAFDVAPDWESYSFTKLDPSKDEDKEFVNNMWAWDKPVVVNGESKEIADGKVLK
- the SMY1 gene encoding Smy1p (similar to Saccharomyces cerevisiae SMY1 (YKL079W); ancestral locus Anc_2.633), with the translated sequence MNSDMSVEVKGLRLPHKTKVFLKLKAQDYGGNNLKYRVEDSRTIFWEEGMNCEQNGHNPGKREFSRFQFDEVFDTDSDEKIVTDAITQPSVENLLNGYNVSIMSYGQSTIGKSTLLLGNQYFEGMFSTICTELFRKIEEMTKKGSDFTISTSFMEVFAENIYDLLIDSKSAKSLKLSTSSGPSSPVIVKNLKSVYVATSDELMYYMSLARNNSKEDHRQRSSVIVIIHVKQKNEEEGILKESSLHLIDLAGSDKLDKSSKSSYSSEVIRKINLSMYSLDNVARSLAAVRRTTKSSGLALQTLKNVPYQDSQLTRLLRETMGGNSKTTVVLTCSAAEKDREESLSTLDFGANMTMVENSVCQNVSGINAKSVLDLCVKNMSIKESNYISRIRILERELVNMNSKIRTHTKSETADREILRKENSTLKLQIDSLTQLLKNNDFRKGNASENMKEQSDIMATIMEKCEKIMDLQLRLDNETAKQRALSQEMSFKSSKQEALEAMNLRLLEQLQANEEELKTMLVTNSVMKDSIEKWSMLANTRLDNIKMMERLMKENALFKQYAQGKRRSSGSSSGSTMVQLDEDNNMEKGSWFFNNSSSGLWASRKAPSTNNGITAALQESLKIRPAKTGLNLRVVRPAEETENNV